The DNA segment TGAACCACAGCTTCATGGAAAAGCTGTCAACAATGTCCTTGAGCCTGCGAAAACCCAGGCCTCCTTCTTTCACAGGGAGGCAGGCGTGAGACCAGCGGGCCCAGTGCCACTTCTTCTCTAAGGGTCTGGAGCCCCAAAGAAAAGCATTGAAAATACGCTCCAATTTCTCCAAAACAGCCAAAGGAGGCTGGATCACCTTGCAGAGATAGATCGGGATCGAAAGGAGCACACTGCGGATCAACGTCATCCTACTCCCAGGAGAAAGGGAACGGGACTCCCAGCCCTCCAGCTTTTTCCGGACCAACTGCAGAATAGGCTCAAAGAGAGAGCACTTGCGGTTCCCACGGAAAAGCGGAGCTCCAAGGTATTTCAAGGGCAGCTGCCCCTCCGCAAATCCAGTGATTCGCAGCAAACGGGAGCGGCGACGAGTGGTCCAGCCCGGAGGAAAGATCATAGCACTCTTGGCCACATTAACGAGCTGGCCCGAGCAATTCTCATAGTGAGCCAAAAAATCTTTGAGACGCTGAAGACCACGGGATCCCCCATTGGCAAAAATAATTACATCGTCAGCATAGGCCAAATGGGAAATCGGAAAATCACACCCAGACCGATATCTCATATCGGCATGCTGGAGGAACAACCGGTCCAAACCATGGGATAGATACTCCGCTCCAAGAAGAAAGAGGAGGGGAGATAACGGGTCACCCTGTCTCAGGCCCCTCGAGGAAGCAAAGAAACCAGCAGGGGTGCTGTTGACATTAATCGAAAACTTGCAAAAAGAAATGCAAGCCCTCACCATCCTCACAACCTGCTCCGAAAAACCAAACCTTCGGAGGACATCCAGAAGAAAAGACCATTCAACTCTATCATAGGCCTTAGCCATGTCCAATTTCAGAATGACATTGCCACCACGGGCACGGAGATTAAGACTGTGAGTGAGCTAATGTGCGAGAAGGATATTGTCAGCAATCATCCACCCCGGCACAAAGCCACTCTGACTCTGAGAAACAAGTCTCCCCACCACCGACCTCAGACGAGAGTATAAAAGCTTCGAAATGATCTTGTTGGAAACATTACACAAGCTGATGGGACGGAAGTTCGTCCAAGCTTGTGCACCCTCGACCTTGGGGCTCAAAGTGATCGTGGTGGCAGTGAAGCCCTGGGGCATAAGAGAGCCCCGAAAGAAATCAAGGACGGCATCCATGACATCATGCTGCACAAAATCCCAACAGCTCTGAAAGAAAACAGAAGAATACCCATCGGGGCCCACCACACTATCCCGAGGTATGGAAAAATGACAGCACGAACCTCCTCCAAGGAAGGTGCGGTGGCAAAGATAAGGTTCTCCTACTCCGAAATCTTCGAGGAGAAGCCAGAAAAATCCGGAAGATCCAGGGCAAAGGGATCTCCAATGAGGAGGCGCTCGAAATAGGCAGCCCCAGACTGCTTGATGAGACCAGGAGAGGTGAGGCGAATTCCATCCTCCCAGATACGAAAGATCTTATTGATCacattcttcttcttcaccaAGTTGTGGAAAAGCTTCGTATTCCTCTCCCCGTCCTCAAGCCAATTACAAGCAGCTTTCTGCTTCCAAAAATCCGCTTCCATAGCGGTGACTCTAGACAGCTCCTCATTGCACTTGGACAAGCGGGTCCAGCAATGCTCAGAGGGGTCCGCTTCACAGGCGGCCTCAGCCAGCTTAACCGACCTCTCCGCCTCAGTGATCTTATCAAAAAGGTTCCCAAACACATCCCGATTCCACCACTTGAGGTGGCCCTTCAACCACTTCAGCTTGGAAAAGAGCTTGGGCATGCCTTGCAAAGAGCAGGACATGTTCCAGTTAAGCCTGACAGTTTGAAGGAACCCCGGGTGACGAGTCCACATGCTTTGGAACCGAAACGAGCTCGGCCCCCGAGCAAAGACAGGAGTAGACACCAAAAGAGGACAATGGTCCGAAATCGTGCGACTGAGGTGTTCAACTCTGACTGAGTTGAAATGATCACCCCAATCCACAGAGACAAAGACTCTGTCAAGACGCTTCCAAATGGACTTATTCATCCAGGTGAACGAAGAGCCCTCAAAACCAGCATCGACCAGCGCAGACTCCAAGACAAAATGATTAAACTCGTCCATGGGGAGCTGCCTCCCACCAGAAGAGCCAAGACACTCGGAGGCATCCCTCACGATATTAAAATCCCCCCCGACAAGCCAAGGACCACCATCAGGCTTGACCTGCAGCAAAGAAGCCCACAAGTCGCGCCGTAAAATGTAGTCACACTTGGCATAAACGAAAGAGCAAAAAACATGGGTCGGCAAAAAGGGAGCTGACACGCGAAGATGGAGGAACTGAGCGTGATCAAAGACATACTCCGCCTTCACATCGTCCGCCAAAAAAACCCAAATATGCCCAAAGACATTCGAAAGAACTCTCTGGAAACCAAGACGATGGGTCATGAAGCGCTGATCAAGAGCAATCATCGGCTCCAGGATAGCCAAGAGCTTGACCCGCTTCTCTTTCACCAAGGCATGAAGCCTCTCCTGGGACTCAGAGCTCCTGAGTCCCCTGATGTTCCATATCAGGCACTGCATTTTGATATAATTTTCAATACATACTCCCCGTgcgaacgatactctactcatcatttattaaaatttgacaatcgtgcacttgcgagcaTAAATTACGCAACAACATCTTAGTCAAGTCAGGAGCAGAGATGGTGTTGAAATATATAATCCCTTTAGTTGGTAAACTGAAGACTTCGGTGAAGTACTCTTCATAAATCTTGACAAGATGTCCAGCAACAGATAGATGCACACCTCCATCCTCTGTAGTAGTACACTTCTGATATAGAGACACAAGATCTTTCTTGTATATGTCGAGAGATTTTATAGAAAGAAAGTGTCGCAGTCCGGAGCTTTCAATTTTCTGAACAACAGAGGTGATTCCTTCGTCGTTCATCTCATATATTGATTCAATGTCCATTGCAATAGCATTAAGAATGTACGCGGGGGATGAGGTTGCCTTGGATGATGATTAAATCAAAAAACTGTAGTTGACTATCTCTAGTTTGGCTGCTAGATTTGATCAGATGATTAGTCTAGTGACCGAACATCAGTTGAGTCTTCTTAGTTTGAAATAAAACTGATGGTTAGCTTATTAGTTTATCCTTTAGAAACTAAAAATTCCCCCTGAATTAATGCTTAGGTTAAATCAATAAGTCCTACAATATTTCTAAAGTAACAAAACTTAGTCTCTGGAAGTAGTTTGGTAAAGATATTTACTGATTGTTATTCTGTTGAAATATATTCCAATGGAATGTCCTTCTTTAATTCATGATCATGGATGAAGTGATATCTGACATAAATATGCTTCATTCTAGAATGAAGAATAGGATTATATGTGATTGAAAATGTGCTGGTGTTGTCACAAAAGATCGGTGACTCTTTAGCTTCAATCATATAGTCCATCAACTGTTGTTGCATCCACAGCAGTTGAGCACAACAACTTCCTGCAACAAGATACTCTTCTTTAGTAGTAGAGGTAGCAATGGACGTTTGCTTTTTTCTAAACCAAGAGATCAGTCTGTCTCCCAAGAACTGACATGATCCACTCGTACCTTTTCTGTCCAGTTTGCACCCTGCATAATCTACATCTGAATATCCAACTATATTGAAAGAATAACTTTAGCATACCATAACCCAAAATTTTGAGTTCCTTTAAGATATTTCAATATCCTCCTGGCAGCTAATTAATGAAATTGTTTTGTATCTGATTGAAACCTAGCACAAAGACAAACTGCAAATACAATATCGGATCTGCTAGCTGTTAGATAGAGCAGTTATCCTATTAGACCTCGATACATGGTAACAGCAACAGAAGTTCTCcattcatctttatcaagcttaactGATGAGCTCAATAGGGGTAGTTGCAACTGAACAAgtttccattccaaacttcttaaGAAGTTCTTTGGTGTATTTGGCCTGACTTATAAATGTCCCATTCTCTAATGTTTTGATTTGCAGACCGAGAAAGAATGCCACTTCACCCATCATGCTAATCTAAAACTTATCCTGCATCAACATAGAgaatttcttgcaaaatttggggttagttgacccaaagatAATATCATCAAAATAGATTTGAATGAGAAGTGTATGATCATCCTTTGCGAATTTGAATAAAGTTTTATCTATTGTTCCTATAGTGAAATCGTGTTCAAGTAAAAACATGGTTagtgaaacgcctactactaataaatgcagaaattttttattttttttaaaaataatgctactatacatacatgtccatacatatatgtatataaaaataaaatacttaatattaaataacctgaaaaattattgaataaataaattcttaaaaatatttcatgcatcaatttaaaataataaataacgctactgaaaaatctcatatgcggaataacaataaaataaaacatgtttcaaaattcaatcataataaactaaataactgcgacggtcacggggtccactgctccgtgagctcatacgtcctcaccaccggtaggagctacataaacgtcatcatgctcacctgcaccatataagcgtagtgagcctaggggctcaacatgtctaatccttttataacaaggttaaaaataatgcatcacataattactaatacatatacatgtacatgagcatgcatggaaatattttcatcacataataaaactgctgaatcataaactgaatcataaccataatcataaacatattatttcttcatcatatataacataattgagcaatgcttttaaacctgaagatggtcctatccataagtgtgacgctcatgtgtcgactgatcagtctcttgaaccaacgtacgatggcagtgataaatcacctcctatggtagtaaactaccaaatcatatggtggataaccacccctatggtagtaaaactaccgaatcatatggtgtaaaaccacccctatgtcacacatacttcaatttccaccaaaatatttta comes from the Henckelia pumila isolate YLH828 chromosome 1, ASM3356847v2, whole genome shotgun sequence genome and includes:
- the LOC140860767 gene encoding uncharacterized protein, with translation MQCLIWNIRGLRSSESQERLHALVKEKRVKLLAILEPMIALDQRFMTHRLGFQRVLSNVFGHIWVFLADDVKAEYVFDHAQFLHLRVSAPFLPTHVFCSFVYAKCDYILRRDLWASLLQVKPDGGPWLVGGDFNIVRDASECLGSSGGRQLPMDEFNHFVLESALVDAGFEGSSFTWMNKSIWKRLDRVFVSVDWGDHFNSVRVEHLSRTISDHCPLLVSTPVFARGPSSFRFQSMWTRHPGFLQTVRLNWNMSCSLQGMPKLFSKLKWLKGHLKWWNRDVFGNLFDKITEAERSVKLAEAACEADPSEHCWTRLSKCNEELSRVTAMEADFWKQKAACNWLEDGERNTKLFHNLVKKKNVINKIFRIWEDGIRLTSPGLIKQSGAAYFERLLIGDPFALDLPDFSGFSSKISE